GTTTGGAGGAGCTGGGCAGGAAAGATGAGGCACACGGCCTGTTCCTCAGATTGATTCAGACGGGCAGCCCCGCTCTGGTTGCCGCCTCTGCCTACCGTCTGGCGACGGATGCTTCTTCTGCCGGGGAGATAGATAAGGCCATCCAGTATTACCAGCTCGTGATTCGCAATGCGGAACAGAATGATTTGAAGGTGGACGCCCAGTACCGTCTGGGACGCCTGTTTCTTTCCAACGGTAATCCGGAGTCAGCCGCCACCATGTTTTGCGCGGTGATGGGCAATCCGGAAGCGGATGCCAAGTTTGTTCTGGTGTCCCGGATGGGATATGCCGCCCTGTGTGCGGATACGGGACGCTTGGGAGAAGCCTATTCCGAATATCGCAAGGTGCTGGAAACGCCCGGTGTGGATAACAGGAACCGGGGAATCGCCACTCTTCAGGCCGCCATGCTGGCCACCAAACTGAAAAAGACTGCGGAAGCCCAGGGCCTTTATGAACGGCTTTTGAAGGACGAGTCCCTGAAGGAGATGGCGCCGGAGGCCCGAATGGGGCTTCTTCTGGGGCTGTACAATATGGGCAAGTACAGGGAGATACTTTCCCAGTATGAGCAGCAGAAGGGAATAAAGATGCCGACAAAGGACGGCCAGGTGCGTCTGCTGATGCTGCTGGGGCAGTCCGCCTATAAATTGAAGGAGTATCGGAAAGCGGCGGATTTCTTTCTGGAAGCGGAAAAGTCCGTCCCTTATACGCAGGAGGCCATGCAAGCCTCCTTTTACCGGTTGTTGTGTTATAATGAACTCAAGCAGAAAGATCTTCCCCAGCGGGCTCAGAGCTTCCTGAACCATTATGCCAAGGCTTTTCCTACCAGTGAACTGCATGATATGGTGCGCCTGATGGCTGCAGAGAACCTGTTCAGCTCCAATCCGGCGGATGCCGCCCGGTTTTATGCCAGCATTGATTTTGACAAGGTGCCTCCGAAGATGCGCGCGGATATTTTATATAAGAGCGCGTGGGCGATTGCCCAGGCCGGGAACAGAGGTGTGGCCGCCAAGCTGCTGACTGATTTTATCAATGATTTTCCGAAGGATCCCCGCATTTGTGAGGCATTGACATTGCGTGGAGACATGTATGCCAAGACCAAGAAGGAAGCTGAGGCTCTGATGGATTTTGACCGTGTGATTGCCCGTTGGCCGAAAGCTGAATCAGCTGCCGCCGCATGGCAGAGAGCCGCTCAGATTTATGCGGGACGCCAGGATATGGCGAACATGGCGAAGTATTATGAAGGCCTGATCCAGAATTTTCCGAAGGCGTCTCCTGCCGCTCTGGCTGAAGCCCATTTCCTGCTGGGGCGTGCGGCGTTTGACCAGGGAGATTTCAAGTCTTCTATCAGCCATATGGCGGAGGCCAAGACGCTGGATCCCCAGAAATACGGAGAACAGGTTAATGTGCTTTCCGTCCTGTCCTATCACAAGCTCCAGGACATGAATAAACTGAAGGAAGCCCTGGAAACCCTGCAAAAGGAAAATCCTTCCGCCGTGGCTCGTGTGCCGGATGTCATTCCCGCATGGCTGGGTCTTCAGGCCTATGGGATGAAGGATCTGGAAACGGCGGACAAGTATATGACCTGGGCTACGCAGAACGACCAGCTTCAGAATGTGAAGAAGGTGATTTGGCGTAATTTGGCGAAGGTGCGCCTGGCGCTCAGAAAGTATGACCGCGCCTTGGTGGCTTCCAACAATTTCCTGAAGGATGAGGATCAGCCTTACCGCCGTGCGGACGGCATGCTGGACAAGGCTTCCATTTTGCTGGGGCTGGGCAAGTATGCGGATGCCAGAAAGACGGCGGAAGATGCGCTGGCTCTGGGCGTGGAAGGTCCTTTGATGGCTTCCTTGAAAATTGTTCTGGGGGATATTTCCTATGCGGAGAAAAAGTTTGATGAAGCGGCCAAGCATTACGGTGTTACGGCCGAGCTGTTTGTCAATGACGCTGAACTGAAACCCAAGGCTCTGTTCAAGGCGGCAGAAGCTTTGGACAAGGCCGGCCGCAAATCGGAGGCTTCCCAATATCGGGGCCGCCTGCAAAAGGAATTCCCGGATTGGAAACAGGATGGAGAGTCTTTGCCTCCGGACGCACGATAAGCGTTTAAGGATTGAACCCGGAAATGGAAAACAGGCGTAAAAGATGGTATGATCTGTTTGGATTGCTGCCTCGCAATCTGGGCCGTCTGTTGTTGTGGTTCAGCCTCATTCCTATCGCTTTCATCATCGTTCTTCTCGTTTATGCATGGAGGGCGGACCAGTATGAGCTGGACGAGGTTTTGGCGCCGTTGGAAAATTGTGCCGCATATGATCGCAACGGCCAGTGGATAGGCACCTTGACAGATCATGACCGGGTGTATGTAGCGCGCAATGAACTGCCCGATAATCTGGTGAATGCTTTCATTGCGCGGGAAGATGAAGACTTTTTCGAACATGGCGGCATTGTGTACTCTTCCATTATCCGCTCCATTTGCCGGAATCTGACTACGTTGTCCTATGCCCAGGGTGCTTCCACGATTACGATGCAGCTGGCGCGGAATTGTTATGAGCTGGGGGGGAAGACCCTGGATCGCAAGGTTTTGGAAATGGCCGTGGCCCGCCGCATTGAGGGCAAGTATTCCAAGGATGAAATTCTGACGGCTTACCTGAACCGCATTTATTTTGGCCAGCAATGCTATGGGATTGCGCAGGCGGCGGATTTGTATTTCGGCAAAAAAGTGGCGGATCTGACGCTGGCGGAGTGCGCTACCCTGGCCGGTCTGGTGCGCGGACCTTCCATCTACAATCCTGTTTACAGCCCGGAGGCTGCTGCCAAGGTCCGCAATGCGACGCTGGAAAGGATGTTTGAGTGTGAATTCATTACCCAGGAACAATTATGGCAGGCGCTCCGCGAACCGATGGCGGTGGCCGGTAAACGGGAAGCTCGGCCCGGTTCTTATCCCGTTCTGGTCGTTTCCCGCGAGTTGGGAGACCTGGATTGCTGCGACGAGCAGGAGGGAACCTCCAGCATTTTTGTAATGACCACGCTGGATTTGGAATTCCAGCGGATGGTTGAAGATGTAAGCGAGCCTATGCTGGCCGCTCTGGAATCTTCTTCTGTGTGGGCAGGGTTGCCCAAAAGGGTGGACAACCAGTTGAATCGTTGTGTGCAAGCGGCCATATTGTGTGTGGATTCCCGTAAAGGGGAGTTGCTGGCCGTAACAGGGGGACGCTCCGCCCAGGACGGTCTGGACCGATGGCAGTCCAGGGTAATGCCCGGCGATCTGTTCACTCCCATCGTCAATTTATGCGCCGTCGACCAGCGTAGAACCGTTATTCGCAGCAATCCGGAAGTCACTGGCCGCGGGGTAGGTTTCAATACAGTAATAGAAACGGCACAAAAGGCCGGTTACAAAGGGGAACTTCCCCGTTCTTCGGACTTGTATACCGGCAGGTTTTCCGTGCCTCTTTCGCATGCCGTCAATGCCCTGTATCTCATCGGCAATGACGGGCTCAATGTGAGTATTTCCTCCGTCAGGCAGGTGGGCACCACCAAAAAGAACCTGGTGATGGTGAATGCTCCCTCTCCGGAAGAAAGCCGCCGGGAAATCCTGCCTAGGGAATCCGCTCACCTGGTGGCGTCCCTTCCTCCCTTCCGCTACGACGAACGAACCAGGAAAACCTTCGTCAATGTCAAACTTCCGGGAAATACGGGACATTTTTCCGCCGTCATGGGGCGTTATTTCACGGTTTTTGCCTGGGTGGGCTTTGATTCTCCGGAGGCCGCCGTCTATGAAAAGAAAGGGGTTTCCGCGGCGTTGGCAAAAACCTGTTCCTCCCTGGCCGGGGAGGTGTATGACCGTGCGGAGGAAGGCCGCAGAAAAGCTGTCCGGGAACGTCGGGAGCGGGAAAATGCTGCAGAGCAGGGCCCCCAATGAAGTTCAATTTTCCATTAGTAGAAGCATCATGAGACACTCACTTGAAATGACCACGGCCATCCAGGCCGCCAAATCCGCCGGAGCTTTCCTGAAGAAGCATTTTTATGAGCAAAAGAAGGTGGATGAAGCCAGCCAGAATGATATCAAGCTGGAGCTGGACAAGCTTTCCCAGAAACTGATTACGGAGGAAATTCTTTCCGTGTTTCCCAACCACGCTGTTTTGGGAGAAGAAGGATACACCGGGGACAGGAACAGCGAGTATGAATGGATTGTAGACCCCATTGACGGGACGGTGAATTATTTTTACACGATTCCCTGGTTCTGCGTCTCCATAGCTTTGCGCCGCCGCGGGGAAGTGGTGCTGGGCGTGATTTACGATCCCATGATGGATGAATGCTGGCATGTGGAAAAGGGCGGGATTCCGTACATGAATGATCATCCCATGCATTGCAGCCGGCGGGAACGCATGGCGGAAGCCGTGGTATTCGTGGGGCACGGCAAGACGGACGGTTCCAAGGAAAAGGGGATTGAACGTTTCGCCAGGATCGCCTGGCAGGTACGCAAGGTGCGCAATAACGGTTCTGCGGCTCTGGCCCTGGCTTATATTGCCTGCGGCAGATTTGACGCCTATGTGGAAAGCGTCATTTCCATCTGGGATGTCGCCGCTGGGGTTTTGCTGGTGGAAGCAGCCGGCGGCAAGGTTGTTTTGGAACCGAAGGAAGATAATCCGGAACAATTCGCCATTGTCGCATGGAACGGCCGCATCCCTATCATGGAGGCGCTGGGAGAGTAACCCGAACATTATTGCCGCAGTACCGTATGAAAAACATGATCGCTTTGACCGGGATCGGGTATGATATCCACCGTTTTGCGGAAGTTCCGCGCCCCTTGATGCTGGGCGGTGTGCATATTCCTTCCTCCCGCGGCCTGGACGGCCATTCCGACGCGGATGTTTTATGCCACGCCATTGCGGATGCCCTGCTGGGCGCTGCCGGGTTGCCGGACATCGGCTACTGGTTTCCGCCGGGCGATCCTGCCTGCAAGGACATCCCTTCCCTGGATATTGTGGCGAAAGCCGTTTCTCTGATCCGGGAGCGCGGCGGCCGCATCGTGAATGTGGACTCGTCCCTTATTGCAGAATCTCCCCGTATTTCCCCTTATTTGGAGCAGATGAAGGGAGCTTTGGGGACCGCTCTGGGAATCTCTCCGGTCCGCGTGGGCATCAAGGCCACTACCAATGAACAGCTTGGCTCGCTGGGCCGCAGGGAAGGCATTGCCGCTTTTGCCGTGGCGTCTATTCTGATGCCGGAGGATCCGGTCATGCCATAAGGCGAATTGCCCCGGTTCTTTTTCTGGAAGTCTTTTCCAGAAAGGGAACCGAATCGGGGCTCTGGAAAGGAATATGCTTCAGAAATAACGGGCAGGAGGGAACGGCTTTTTGGAGAGGCATTTTCCCCAAAGCGGTTTTAATGAAATGGCGAGAGATTGTTAACCGTTCTCCGTCGGCAAAGCCGTTGTAGGCCGCATGATAAATATTCCCCATCTTCCTGCGCAGGGGGGAAGTATTGTCCGGTATCAGCTGATGCAGCGGTAATAGTAATCCACGCGGGAGATGAACCAGGACCATTTGAAGCCGGGTTTGCCATTGTCCAGCAGAAGATGGGGGCAACGCTTGCCGGTCCAGTAGTAGTGGGGCACAACATTCCGCAGGGGAATATCGTGGGCATACATGTTGTAGGCCGCCAGTTTGGCGGCGCGGTCAAAGGTTTTGACGATGCTTTGTCCTCGCTTCTCACACATTTCAATGCCGATGGAGTACATGTCTCCGGGGCCGCCCCGGTCCGCATGGCGCCCTGTTTCATTCAGGGGGATATGCTGCATGGTCACGTACGGATCTACTGTATAATGCCAGTTGCAGCGCAAAGCTCCGTTATTCAGGGCGCGCGCGTGCTGCATGGCGTCTGCGGACGGGTTTTCCGTGTTGTGCATGGTGATGAAGCGCGGCTTCATTCGGGAAGAACGGCGGCGGAGCGGAGAAGATTTAGGCATGAACATAGGCCGGACGTTGCATTCCGCCAGCAACTGGCGCGGAGAACGTTTCACCACGGGGACTCCGGAGGGCTTAAAAGAGATCATGGGTGCCATTCCTGCTTTTCCGGAAGGTCCCGAACAACTGGTCAGGGCAAGCAGGGCGGCGGTTTCCAGCAGAAAAGTTCTGCGGTCCATGCCCTGGACTTTCTCCAGCATGGGCTGGAGCTGACCGGAAAAGCGGGCAAGATAAGCGGCGATGGTGGAAATATTGCTCATACAAAGGCCGGAAGATGGGGAATTTTCAGCACGGATGCGGGAAAAGTTAAGTCCACGCTAAGATTCGCCCTTCTTCTTTGCAACGAAAAAGTGCGAAAGCTTCAGCATTGTGCCGAATTCTTCGCTTTTTTTGTCATATTGATCTGTTTAAACCGTTGTTAAGAGTAAAACAGTCTCTGCTTCTGCCGCAGTGACAGCATCCGCACCTGCCGGGGATAGGATGAATTCGCCCTTCCGGGCCGTTTTCCCGTCCCAGCACACGGAACCGTGGAGAACCGTGAAGACGGCGAAGCGGGATGAGTCCGGCTGGGTGAACCGTTCTCCCTTATCCAGACGGTATTCCTTTGTGGTGAAATGCGGCATTTCCGTCAGGTAGCCGGGGCGCTGGCAGAGTTCCCGGAATTCCCCGATGGAATCCAATGCCTGTTCCAGATGCAGTTCCCGCCCTCGTCCGGAGGCATCCGTGCGGTTCCAGTCATAAAGGCGGTAGGTGGTATCGCTGTTCTGCTGGATTTCCGCAATGAGATGTCCGGCGCCGATGGCATGAACCAGTCCCGCCGGAATGTAAAGATGTTCCCCCGGTTCCAGATGGGCGGAGCTTATCAACTGCTCCATTTGTCCCGTTTCCGCCGCATGACGGATGTCCGGAAGTGAGGCGTTCTCCTTCATTCCCCCGTAAATCCGGGCATCCGGAGTTGCGTGCAGTACGTACCATATCTCATTTTTTACTTCTCCCTGCCGGGCTGCCGCCGTGCGTTCCGGGGGATGCACCTGGACGGAAAGGTTTTCGCGGGCATCCAGAATTTTGCAGAGCAGGGGAAATCGAGGGAAACGTTCGTAGCCGGGCCCGAAAATTTCCTGCCGGCGTTCTTCCCACAGCCGGTGCAGGGGCATTCCTGCCCATTCGCCGTCTTTTACGATGCTCATGGCTTCCGGGCGGTCGCTGATTTCCCACGCCTCCCCATAGGCTGTTTCCCGGTCGGGCAGTTCCCGTCCCAGCATGGTTCTCATGCTCTGGCCGCCCCAGATGCGCGGCTGGTAGATGGAATGAAAGCGAAAAGGCTGCATGGCTGTGGCGGAAGCGTAGGCTATCTTTTATGGGCGGGCAAGCAAAATGCCCACAGGGTTTCCTGTGGGCATGGAAAGGGAGGAACTGACGGGTTATTTGATGGATTCCCAAACAATGCCGATTTCGTCAAATGGCACGTGTTCCTTGTTCTTGTCCGGCTTCGGGACGCCGTAGTTGGTCCGGAACAGAGGCAGGATGGGGGCTCCCGTTTTAGGATCCTTGTTCAGGGGGGGCATGCCCACTTCCTCCAGAAGCAGGGCCATGCCGAATTCTCCCCCAGGAATTTCGCTAATCAGAATTTCAATAGGGTATACCTTTCCCTGTTCCACTTTGAATGTTTTACCAGCCGCAACGCCTCCTAGCGAGCTGTTCCAGTGTCCGGAGGAAGAGTACTTATAGAAAGTGACCGGTGGGGTATTGATGCCCACACTCTTAAGCTCCTTTTTCAGGTCGTCGTTTCCAGGTTTGTTTTCCATGGCTGCTATCCATTTTGGATTAGCGGTTATTTTCCCTAGTGATGCCTGGAACCAGCCATAATCAAACACATTTTCGTTATTGAAGCGTACGGCAATGACGTCGTCACCAGCTCCGACAAAGCGGAATGTTCCGGATTTTGGAGCGCGCACTTTGCCGCGATAGATGGCAATCCATCGGCTTGGTTTGACTTTGTCCGCGCAACCGTAGGCCTTAGGCGCGTCATTGGCGGATGTTCTGGGAACGTAGAACTGTGCTGCGTAAAGCTGTTGGGGCGCCTTATAGAAACGGTTCATATCCTTTTCATCCCACCCTCGATTAATGAAGCGGGAAAGAACGGAACAAAACTGTTCCTGAGACAGATTGGTAGGACGTCCGCCAGGAGTTTGCTTGGTGTCGTAAAAGGTCCCTACCAGCGTGCTTCCGGAGGGTTGGGACGTACCGAAGGCGGAAGTGGCGTCCCCCAGGTCGGGGCCGAAGCCGTCTCCCATGCCAAGGGCGGTTCCTTCCTCCAGCATGACGGGTTCATCAGGCGCGTCAATGTCAATCTTGGGGAGGTTCACCGGAGCGGCGGCCGCTGCCACCACAACCTTGACGGGCGTCTCCGCGTGGGAAGAAGAGGAAGTTTCCCTCTGCACTTCCGGCGGCGGAGGCGTGTCCGACGGCGGAGCATCGTCCGGCGTAATGTAGCCGACGACCTTGGGCTCTTCCGGGGGGGCGATGATGATCGTCAGAGAGTAGAGAATGGCTCCTGCCAAAACGACGGAGAGAATGGATGTCGCGAATGCGGCAATATAATTTTTCCGCCTTTCCTTGCGCAGGGTGTCCACTGCGTCTTCCGTGGGTTCTATATGAAGGCTCATACATGTATGATAGCATAAGAATCCCATCTGTTGAGTAACATGAGGATAACAAGGATAACATGTCGGTAACGAAAAAGGCTGCCTTTGCCGTCCTTTTCCCTCATGGGCTTTTCAGCGTTTCCGCCGTCTTCCCTTTCCTCCCCGGGGCAGCGCAATGGCAAGGGTGGCGCAGACGCCCAGAATCAGGGGATAATACAGGTATTCCATGATCAGCAGGGGGGAGACCTGGGAGATTCCGGCGGCCATGAGCATTTGAGCCCCGTAAGGGATGACTCCCTGAACCAGGCAGGAAAAAGTGTCCAGAATGCTCGCGCTGCGCTTGGGAGGGATATGGAATTTATCGCTGATTTCCTTGGCGATGGGGCCAGCCGTGATGATGGCGATCGTATTGTTGGCCGTGCAGAGGTTGGCTAGGGAGACCAGTCCGGCAATGCTGAATTCCGCGCCGCGCCTGCTGCGGATATGGGCCGTGATTTTTTCGATAATGTACGCGATGCCCCCGTTGAAACGGATGAGGGACAGCACGCCGCCTGCCAGCAGAGTAACGATAATCAGTTCTCCCATGCCGGTCATTCCGCTGCCCATGGCTTGGAACCAGGCGATGAAGGAGAAATAACCCATGCCGATTCCAATCAGTCCCGTGGCAAGGAGTCCCAGGGTCAGAACGGTCATGACGTGGATTCCTGCCAGGGCCGTCGCCAGCACGAGCAGATAGGGGAATACTTTCATCCATTCAATGGAGGTGTCCGCCGTGGAGGGGGACTGCACGTTCCATCCGAGCAGGATGTAGCAGGCCAGGGCCAGCAGGGCGGCGGGAAGCACTACCTTGAGGTTGGCCTGAAATTTGTCCCGCATGGAGCAGCCCTGCGTACGGGTGGCGGCGATCGTGGTGTCTGAAATGAAGGAAAGATTGTCTCCGAAGAATGCTCCTCCCACCACAATGGCCGTCATCATGCCGGCGCTGACCTGAGTGGCCTGCGCCAGCCCCGTGGCTACGGGAGCCAGGGCGACAATGGTGCCTACGGAAGTTCCTACGGAGAGGGAGATGAAGCAGGAGGCGATGAAAACGCTGGCAAGCAGCAGATTGTCCGGCAGGAGCCGCAGCGTGAGCTGGACGGTAGCGTCAATGGCCCCCATGTCCCTGGCCGCCTGGGCGAAGGCTCCTGCCAGCACGAAAATCCAGATCATCATCAGGATGTTCCGGTTGGCCACTCCGGAGGAAAACAGATCCACCCGTTCCGCCATGCTTTTTCCGCGGGTAATGAAAACGGCCCAGACGGCCGCCGCCGTAAAGGCCACCGTTACCGGGACGGCGTAAAAATCCTGTACGGCTATGGAGATGACCAGGTAAAGCAGGAAGAAAACCAGCAGGGGGCTTAACGCCCACAAGCTGGCTTTGGCGGGGGGTGGATTTTGCTTGTCCGGGTGGCTGGTCATGGGGTGAGGGGGGGAGCCGACGGAAAGGTCAGTTGCCGGCAGCGCACATCCGGCTCAGATACCACCGGTAAATGCGTTCCACTCCTTCTTCCAGCTCCACCCGGTGTTTCCAGCCCAGGGAATGCAGCCTGGAGACGTCCGTCAGCTTGCGCATGGTGCCGTCCGGCTTGTCTGCGTTGAACACCAGATTGCCCCGGTAGCCTTCCGTAGCGGCAATCAGCCGGGCCAGTCCGCCGATGGAGATTTCCTTCCCGGTTCCGATATTGATATGGCAGTTCCGCACTTCCCTGCCTCCTTCTTGCAACTGGCTGAAATCCACTTGCTCCATCACATGGACGCAGGCGTCCGCCATGTCCTCGCTCCACAGGAATTCGCGCAGGGGTGTTCCCGTACCCCACAGTTCCACGGAACCGGGGGTGATGCCGTATTTGTCCAGCACGGCCAGGATTTCCCTTTCTTCAGTCGTTCCGTCCACCTGTTCCACAGGGCGCATATCCAGATCTTTCCGCACGGCGTTCCAGTCTCCTTCCATCAGGCACTTGGCCAGGTGTATCTTGCGCACCATGGCGGGCAGCACATGACTGTTTTCCAGGTGGAAATTGTCATTGGGGCCGTACAGGTTCGTAGGCATGACGGCGATGTAGTTGGTGCCGTATTGCAGGTTGAAGCTTTCGCACATCTTCAGCCCCGCTATTTTGGCGATGGCATAAGGTTCGTTGGTGTATTCCAGCGGGGAGGTAAGCAGGGCGTTTTCCTTCATGGGCTGGGGCGCTTCGCGCGGGTAGATGCAGGTGCTCCCCAGGAAGAGGAGCTTGGATACGCCATGCCGGAAACTTTCCCCGATAACGTTCTGCTGAATCTGGAGGTTGCGGAAGATGAAGTCCGCCCGGTAGCGGGAATTGGCGATGATGCCGCCCACAAACGCCGCCGCCAGAAAGACGTATTCCGGCTTTTCCCGGTCAAAGAATTCCCGGACGGCCGCAGGATCTTCCAGGTCCAGTTCTTGGTGCGTCCGTCCAATCAGGTTGGAATAGCCTTTGTTTTCCAGAGATTTCCAGATGGCGGAACCAACGAGGCCGCGGTGTCCGGCCACAAAGATTCTGCTGTTTTTGTTCATCTCAGAAACGGACGGGAGTTTTGACGTATTCCATGTCGTGGCGCACCATGATGCGCACGAGCTCCTCAAACGGCGTGGAGGTGGGGTTCCAGCCAAGAAGGGTTTTGGCCTTGGTGGGGTCTCCCAGCAGTTGTTCAACTTCGGCAGGGCGGAAATATTTGGGATCCACTTCCACCAGGATATTGCCCGTCTTCCTGTCGCGGCCGCGTTCTTCCACGCCTTCCCCTTCCCATTCCAGCTCTATTCCGGCTTCACGGAAGGCCAGCGTGCAGAATTCCCGTACCGTGTGCATTTCCCCGGTGGCGATGACGAAGTCTTCCGGCTTGTCGTGCTGGAGAATCAGCCACATGCATTCCACGTAATCCTTCGCGTACCCCCAGTCGCGCAGGGCGTTCAAGTTGCCCAGGTAAAGCTTGTCCTGCATGCCCTGGGCAATGCGGGCCGCCGCCAGCGTGATCTTGCGGGTAACGAAGTTTTCCCCGCGGCGTTCGCTTTCGTGGTTGAACAGGATGCCGTTGACGGCGAACATGCCGTAGGATTCCCGGTAATTCTTGGTGATCCAGAATCCGTATTGCTTGGCTACGCCGTAAGGGGAGCGGGGATAAAACGGCGTGGTTTCCTTCTGGGGAACTTCTTGCACCAGCCCGAAGAGCTCGGACGTGGAGGCCTGGTAAATGCGGCATTTCTTTTCCATGCCCAGAATGCGGACGGCTTCCAGCATGCGGAGGGTTCCCACGGCGTCCGTTTCCGCCGTGTATTCCGGTACGTCAAAGCTGACTTTCACATGGCTCTGGGCTGCCAGATTGTAGATTTCATCCGGCTGCACGGTCTGGATGATGCGGATGAGGGAACTGGAATCCGTCATGTCTCCGTAATGAAGGTTGACCAGCCGGTTCTTTTTCATGTCCCGCACCCATTCGTCCAGGTAAAGGTGTTCGATGCGTCCCGTGTTGAAGGAGGAGGACCGTCGCAGGATGCCGTGTACTTCATACCCTTTATCAATCAGGAATTCTGCGAGAAAGGAGCCGTCCTGACCCGTAATGCCGGAGATTAATGCGATTTTGCTCATGTGGTGTGTAGGTGGTTTGCTGGCGGGAGTGATTGATGAAAGGAACCCTCTCCCAGAGCATGAAATTCATGCGCTTCGGTGCATAAATAAAGCATTTTTCCCTGTGAGGCGAGAAAAATGCTCTGGTCTTGAAGGTGGTCCGTATGGCTCAGCGTACCTCCTGCCGCCTGGTGGAGGCGATCATCTGCTTGAAGTCCCGGAACAGGTACTGGGGATCCCTGGGGCCGGGAGCCGCTTCCGGGTGGTATTGCACGCTGAATACGGGAAGCGTCCTGTGGGCGATGCCCTCCACGGTATTGTCATTCAGATTGATCAGCGTTATTTCCACGTCGTCCGGAACGGTGGCCGGATCCACGGCAAAACCGTGGTTCTGGGATGTGATGCTGATTTTACCCGTTTTCAGGTCTTTGACCGGATGGTTCGCGCCCCGGTGCCCGAATTTCAGCTTGAAGGTTTTCGCTCCCAGCGCGTGGGAAATAATCTGATGGCCCAGGCAGATGCCGAACATGGGCACTTTCCCAATCAAGGCAGCCACTTCCCGGTGAATGTCCGTCAGCGTGGCGGGATCTCCCGGACCATTGGAAAGAAAAACTCCGTCCGGGTTCATGGCCAGCACTTCCTCCGCCTTCGTATGGGCGGGAACTACGGTTACGCGGAAGCCGTTTTCCCTCAACTGGCGCAGGATGTTGTATTTAATGCCGAAGTCAAAGGCTACGATATCGTATTCCGCAGGGGGCAGAGCTTTTTCCGTAACCAGCGCATCCACTTCCTCCGGCGCCATGGGGCGGGAACCGAT
This region of Akkermansia muciniphila genomic DNA includes:
- a CDS encoding tetratricopeptide repeat protein, with translation MKAFFSINAGLITLAMFSAAQENIPDAAPIADGPLVANPELDTLDMADMLYKQAQAPATKENRQEYGRLLDLSLRKYLEFTQRFPQSAQAPLAEYRAAMCLEELGRKDEAHGLFLRLIQTGSPALVAASAYRLATDASSAGEIDKAIQYYQLVIRNAEQNDLKVDAQYRLGRLFLSNGNPESAATMFCAVMGNPEADAKFVLVSRMGYAALCADTGRLGEAYSEYRKVLETPGVDNRNRGIATLQAAMLATKLKKTAEAQGLYERLLKDESLKEMAPEARMGLLLGLYNMGKYREILSQYEQQKGIKMPTKDGQVRLLMLLGQSAYKLKEYRKAADFFLEAEKSVPYTQEAMQASFYRLLCYNELKQKDLPQRAQSFLNHYAKAFPTSELHDMVRLMAAENLFSSNPADAARFYASIDFDKVPPKMRADILYKSAWAIAQAGNRGVAAKLLTDFINDFPKDPRICEALTLRGDMYAKTKKEAEALMDFDRVIARWPKAESAAAAWQRAAQIYAGRQDMANMAKYYEGLIQNFPKASPAALAEAHFLLGRAAFDQGDFKSSISHMAEAKTLDPQKYGEQVNVLSVLSYHKLQDMNKLKEALETLQKENPSAVARVPDVIPAWLGLQAYGMKDLETADKYMTWATQNDQLQNVKKVIWRNLAKVRLALRKYDRALVASNNFLKDEDQPYRRADGMLDKASILLGLGKYADARKTAEDALALGVEGPLMASLKIVLGDISYAEKKFDEAAKHYGVTAELFVNDAELKPKALFKAAEALDKAGRKSEASQYRGRLQKEFPDWKQDGESLPPDAR
- a CDS encoding transglycosylase domain-containing protein: MENRRKRWYDLFGLLPRNLGRLLLWFSLIPIAFIIVLLVYAWRADQYELDEVLAPLENCAAYDRNGQWIGTLTDHDRVYVARNELPDNLVNAFIAREDEDFFEHGGIVYSSIIRSICRNLTTLSYAQGASTITMQLARNCYELGGKTLDRKVLEMAVARRIEGKYSKDEILTAYLNRIYFGQQCYGIAQAADLYFGKKVADLTLAECATLAGLVRGPSIYNPVYSPEAAAKVRNATLERMFECEFITQEQLWQALREPMAVAGKREARPGSYPVLVVSRELGDLDCCDEQEGTSSIFVMTTLDLEFQRMVEDVSEPMLAALESSSVWAGLPKRVDNQLNRCVQAAILCVDSRKGELLAVTGGRSAQDGLDRWQSRVMPGDLFTPIVNLCAVDQRRTVIRSNPEVTGRGVGFNTVIETAQKAGYKGELPRSSDLYTGRFSVPLSHAVNALYLIGNDGLNVSISSVRQVGTTKKNLVMVNAPSPEESRREILPRESAHLVASLPPFRYDERTRKTFVNVKLPGNTGHFSAVMGRYFTVFAWVGFDSPEAAVYEKKGVSAALAKTCSSLAGEVYDRAEEGRRKAVRERRERENAAEQGPQ
- a CDS encoding inositol monophosphatase family protein, which encodes MRHSLEMTTAIQAAKSAGAFLKKHFYEQKKVDEASQNDIKLELDKLSQKLITEEILSVFPNHAVLGEEGYTGDRNSEYEWIVDPIDGTVNYFYTIPWFCVSIALRRRGEVVLGVIYDPMMDECWHVEKGGIPYMNDHPMHCSRRERMAEAVVFVGHGKTDGSKEKGIERFARIAWQVRKVRNNGSAALALAYIACGRFDAYVESVISIWDVAAGVLLVEAAGGKVVLEPKEDNPEQFAIVAWNGRIPIMEALGE
- the ispF gene encoding 2-C-methyl-D-erythritol 2,4-cyclodiphosphate synthase → MKNMIALTGIGYDIHRFAEVPRPLMLGGVHIPSSRGLDGHSDADVLCHAIADALLGAAGLPDIGYWFPPGDPACKDIPSLDIVAKAVSLIRERGGRIVNVDSSLIAESPRISPYLEQMKGALGTALGISPVRVGIKATTNEQLGSLGRREGIAAFAVASILMPEDPVMP
- a CDS encoding peptidoglycan recognition protein family protein — protein: MSNISTIAAYLARFSGQLQPMLEKVQGMDRRTFLLETAALLALTSCSGPSGKAGMAPMISFKPSGVPVVKRSPRQLLAECNVRPMFMPKSSPLRRRSSRMKPRFITMHNTENPSADAMQHARALNNGALRCNWHYTVDPYVTMQHIPLNETGRHADRGGPGDMYSIGIEMCEKRGQSIVKTFDRAAKLAAYNMYAHDIPLRNVVPHYYWTGKRCPHLLLDNGKPGFKWSWFISRVDYYYRCIS
- a CDS encoding type I phosphomannose isomerase catalytic subunit, whose amino-acid sequence is MQPFRFHSIYQPRIWGGQSMRTMLGRELPDRETAYGEAWEISDRPEAMSIVKDGEWAGMPLHRLWEERRQEIFGPGYERFPRFPLLCKILDARENLSVQVHPPERTAAARQGEVKNEIWYVLHATPDARIYGGMKENASLPDIRHAAETGQMEQLISSAHLEPGEHLYIPAGLVHAIGAGHLIAEIQQNSDTTYRLYDWNRTDASGRGRELHLEQALDSIGEFRELCQRPGYLTEMPHFTTKEYRLDKGERFTQPDSSRFAVFTVLHGSVCWDGKTARKGEFILSPAGADAVTAAEAETVLLLTTV